In one Streptomyces sp. NBC_01288 genomic region, the following are encoded:
- a CDS encoding DUF397 domain-containing protein, with protein MRSAPDLSTAAWHKSSYSDRGGTNCVEVADGHTGLVPVRDSKAPTSPPLILAAAAWSGFVDGVKAGAAVRTFG; from the coding sequence ATGAGGTCCGCCCCCGACCTCAGCACAGCCGCCTGGCACAAGTCGTCCTACAGCGACAGGGGTGGCACGAACTGCGTCGAGGTTGCCGACGGCCACACCGGGCTGGTCCCCGTCCGGGACAGCAAGGCCCCCACCTCCCCGCCGTTGATCCTCGCCGCCGCGGCCTGGTCCGGGTTCGTGGACGGGGTCAAAGCCGGGGCGGCCGTGCGCACGTTCGGGTGA